The genomic region CCCATGAAGTGAAAAAGGAAGAAGGCCAGTAAGAGTATAAGGTTACGATTGGAAAATAAACTGACCTACTCTAGCCGTGTACTAATCCTCACGATGGAATGAGTAACCAGTCTAGATATTCATATACAACATGTAAAATTCCACCACAGAAAGGGGCTCACATACAATGACTTACGTATCCTTTCCCGTATCCAGGAAGAAGGATTTTACCGCGATTGGCCGTCTGTGTATCGACTTGAATGCCAATGAGATCAATCGCCCAATGGAAGAGACGATGACGTTTACGAAATATGTGGGTGGCTCTCCGGCCAATATTACGATTGGCATGTCCAGACTGGGTATGGAGACAGCTTTTATTGGTAAGATCGCGGGTGACCAAATGGGCAGATTCATCCAGAGTTATTTGGAGAAGAACGGCATCGACACATCGAATGTAGTTACAGATGACACCGGAGCGGTGACAGGGCTCGCTTTTACCGAAATCAAAAGCCCAACGGATTGCAGTATCCTAATGTACCGGGACAATGTAGCTGATCTGTTATTACAGGCGCAAGAGGTGCAGGAGCAGTTAATTGCTGACTCCAAAGTGCTGCTAATCTCAGGTACAGCCCTCGCGCAGAGCCCATCCCGTGAAGCCGTATTACAGGCACTTACGTATGCGAAAAAACATGGCACAGTTATTGTGTTTGATCTGGACTATCGCCCATACACATGGACATCGGACGAAGAGACGGCGGTCTATTATAACCTCGCAGCCGAGAAATGCGATATCATTCTGGGCACACGTGAAGAGTTCGACATGATGGAGACATTCGACCACAATCCGGATCATAGCGATCAGGTGACTGCGCAGAAATGGTTCGATTTCTCAGCGAACATCGTTGTAATCAAACATGGCAAGGAAGGTTCCATTGCTTATACGCGTGAAGGGCTTTCCCACCGTGCGGACAGCTATCCGGCAAAAGTGGTCAAAACGTTCGGTGCAGGCGATTCTTATGCGGCAGGGTTCCTGTATGGATTGATGCAGGGCTGGACGATTGAGCGCAGTATGGCGTACGGCAGTGGCGCAGCAAGTATCGTCATTTCGAGCCACAGCTGTTCGGATGCGATGCCAACGGTGGAACAGGTGAATGACTACATCGAACGTTGCAATCGGGGCGAGATTACCGTGTCTTGAAGCACGTTGCAATACTTTGAATAACACACTCATACAGATCAACATCAATGATATAAGTTCAACATAAGGGATCACACATAAGCGAAGGGAGACAGGGCTATGGGAAAAGGGATTTCTGAAGCGTCTGCAACAGTGACAATGGTACAAAACTGGATCGGAGGTGCCTGGGTAACCCCAGCGTCAACTCGTACGGAGCCGGTTGTGAATCCGGCGACGGAAGAAGTTATTGCACATGTGCCACTGTCCGAACAAGCGGACGTGGATCTGGCCGTTCAGACAGCAC from Paenibacillus sp. FSL R5-0341 harbors:
- the iolC gene encoding 5-dehydro-2-deoxygluconokinase; translated protein: MTYVSFPVSRKKDFTAIGRLCIDLNANEINRPMEETMTFTKYVGGSPANITIGMSRLGMETAFIGKIAGDQMGRFIQSYLEKNGIDTSNVVTDDTGAVTGLAFTEIKSPTDCSILMYRDNVADLLLQAQEVQEQLIADSKVLLISGTALAQSPSREAVLQALTYAKKHGTVIVFDLDYRPYTWTSDEETAVYYNLAAEKCDIILGTREEFDMMETFDHNPDHSDQVTAQKWFDFSANIVVIKHGKEGSIAYTREGLSHRADSYPAKVVKTFGAGDSYAAGFLYGLMQGWTIERSMAYGSGAASIVISSHSCSDAMPTVEQVNDYIERCNRGEITVS